The genomic interval ACATTCCAGACAGTTAGCATTATCAAATTCCCCGGGATGGTGAGAAACTTGACCCTGGAAAGGGAATTGCCCTATAAACAACCCACGCATTCAGTAGAGACTCTGTCAAGGCGGGACATGCGGCAAATGAGTTCTTACACCGACAACGGCACCCAGGGCCGCCGACTGGCCATAGCGTTGCTGCTTTCCATTGCCGGGCATCTGCTGTTTCTCTCCCTGCCCGGGGTCAAGGTGCCGAACCCCCGTCCACAGGAGCAGACTATCCGGGTCGGCCTGCGGAAAATATTGCCGCGCCCCGCCACCAGTCGCCGCAGCACACCGGCTCAAAACGCACATCGCCCGCCTCAACCCCGCACCAAAGTCGCGGCGACGCAGCCTTCGGCCAAAGAGAACGACCGGAAGTCCCCGACAGAAAAAAGTGCAGCCAAAACAAACGGGCCCGTCGAAAAAAGAACTGCTGACACGACTCCGGACCCGGTCGTCACCCGGCAGCCGTCTGAGCCCCCCAGGATGGTCGAACAACAGGTTCCCCGGCTGCAGGCAACAACCCGGCCGGCACCATCCAACCACGGCGATGAAAGGCCATCGACCGCACAAGTGAAGATAAGCGAAAGCCGGGGGCCGTCTCCCGCATCCCCGCCGGAAACCGCTTCTACGACGGCATCTCAA from Geothermobacter hydrogeniphilus carries:
- a CDS encoding energy transducer TonB; this translates as MSSYTDNGTQGRRLAIALLLSIAGHLLFLSLPGVKVPNPRPQEQTIRVGLRKILPRPATSRRSTPAQNAHRPPQPRTKVAATQPSAKENDRKSPTEKSAAKTNGPVEKRTADTTPDPVVTRQPSEPPRMVEQQVPRLQATTRPAPSNHGDERPSTAQVKISESRGPSPASPPETASTTASQPQAAVIAPTYLDNPRPRYPPLARQRGWQGDVLVRVSVDPSGRVVKTRLERSSGHRVLDRSALKQIRRWRFRPASRGETNIAGEVTVPVHFRLRSS